In Leishmania mexicana MHOM/GT/2001/U1103 complete genome, chromosome 22, a genomic segment contains:
- a CDS encoding glucoamylase-like protein: MAVAVHPPLSRGSQRAVSAAASALASVSSATTSVALHASTSNTAFAPATLAPDRPLNQASPPPPLPFGTAVPMCQARVSTVSTVPQNGASPPQTTANTADRRSTRVHTPVHMRLQQFHAPTHTHRGEGKGNNNGSGGSGSGSPLAFMAAPHAFAATYASSPFFQRVADVAPTPQSSPDAPRAAASTASAIAQDDESSMLQLQDVTPITNAGDSQHDSQLPSQLRATGESGGDSGQYSFRQETTGHDGSAGATPAVSSAAANTAPLQSSPYTGAHNVFVAGGTPPWSTLPHVQSPPCPFVRVLPHQQSVLFPCDCNVSHGVAAKAFSQSVSPSDTARLWGTPGGLSTSQSVTMWSTGQRRSRGAVSVAAANGTATSSARPSTSPESVSGHFSSIYASPPPSSSQACANGRDQCCSPLPTPGSSRRGCQKAVTADSSSPACAHVPHQQHLFFQHYCVDGVSGYGTHGGPSLSSFPNLTVTPRSMWTSVSEAACAAATTTAAAGSGRLSASASTSTAQGASGGASDFSAIARGLSGVTLEKQLLHASKGELAQILLELASCNPEASRFIHSKAFFFAFRHEHGGEAVEAGEECPAVTQATTAAAAAVNKNGQHYALHGGLGNGFTPKAVDMPNDDCSCKQSGALKRTVTGVATLSGAAAAHDHVIARCIFPVEAADDEDGDGCGDDSLTKIKHPDPTVMKGATNATMPQRCLYPEDRAFSAELHPCLRWYGACRNATSCVYANVPRNVCLSWIRGSCMADTECSGVHRLPSPCPPEIRRIYELNHGLARRDTPANACAAWISLGHSLPIPPPFPACTSQARAPLSGGRVAAALPTSPNANAPTAELAEACVGANETLGMCAAMKEGLGEKKIVVQTPTDQSIHKDTFLGGASTPHRHPHGRDVEPSIPAMKMSERCGGPRTVTAGDASSWDLSNAAITADVCGLVDHEMLQYTGGILDAGASAGAAAPPCLFDAGVRLGGRRSGMVSSAGNSRCSTAEGCDSHTNSVSRYLGPQFDRAATAVPHCNDGQSDSAAMSWAMQEQQPDPKKRIKSICGCVCDAKEPLQVVPLRPAGDAAGALADVDDECDFSAPAAGTRTRMQSPLYQ; this comes from the coding sequence ATGGCCGTTGCAGTGCATCCGCCGTTGTCGCGTGGCTCACAGCGAGCTGTCAGCGCGGCAGCCTCCGCACTCGCATCCGTTTCGTCAGCCACGACATCAGTGGCGCTTCATGCATCGACGAGCAACACCGCGTTCGCTCCAGCCACACTGGCTCCTGACCGACCTCTGAACCaagcatcaccgccaccacctctgccgtTTGGGACGGCTGTGCCCATGTGTCAAGCTCGTGTCTCCACCGTTTCCACTGTGCCGCAAAATGGAGCGAGCCCGCCGCAGACTACCGCCAACACCGCGGACAGGAGGTCCACTCGCGTTCACACACCGGTGCAcatgcgcctgcagcagttTCACGCTCCGACTCATACTCACAGAGGCGAAGGAAAgggcaacaacaacggcagcggtggcagcggcagtgggaGTCCTCTCGCATTCATGGCAGCGCCCCACGCCTTCGCAGCCACCTACGCCTCGTCACCTTTTTTCCAGCGCGTAGCCGACGTCGCACCAACGCCGCAATCTTCTCCGGACGCGCCGCGCGCGGCAGCTTCGACGGCGAGTGCCATTGCCCAGGATGACGAGAGCTCaatgctgcagctgcaggacgTGACGCCCATCACAAACGCCGGTGATTCCCAACACGACTCTCAACTGCCCAGCCAGCTGCGCGCAACAGGGGAAAGTGGGGGTGACAGTGGACAGTACTCGTTCCGTCAAGAGACTACCGGCCACGatggcagcgctggcgccacACCGGCAGTTTCTTCCGCAGCCGCAAACACCGCTCCCCTGCAGTCGTCACCCTACACAGGCGCCCACAACGTCTTTGTTGCGGGCGGCACACCACCGTGGAgcacgctgccgcacgtCCAGTCACCGCCGTGCCCGTTCGTGCGCGTTCTTCCCCACCAGCAGTCGGTGCTCTTTCCGTGCGACTGCAACGTTAGCCATGGCGTGGCTGCGAAAGCCTTTTCCCAGTCGGTCTCGCCTTCTGACACAGCGCGGCTGTGGGGGACGCCGGGCGGGTTGTCCACATCGCAAAGCGTAACCATGTGGAGTACTGGGCAGCGAAGgagccgcggcgccgtgtcggtGGCTGCGGCCAACGGCACTGCGACGAGCTCTGCTCGTCCTTCGACGTCGCCGGAGAGTGTTAGCGGGCATTTTAGTAGCATCTacgcgtcaccgccgccgtcgtcctcgcaGGCGTGCGCCAATGGTCGTGACCAGTGTTGTTCGCCTCTCCCGACCcctggcagcagcagacggggGTGCCAGAAAGCGGTCACCGCGGACAGCTCTTCgcctgcgtgcgcacacgtgccacaccagcagcatcTTTTCTTCCAGCACTACTGCGTGGATGGGGTTAGCGGCTATGGCACCCATGGCGGCCCGTCGCTATCGTCTTTTCCAAACCTGACGGTGACACCACGGTCCATGTGGACGTCGGTGTCGGAAGCTGCCTGTGCAGCGGCAACAAcgacggctgcagcaggtTCAGGACGACTGAGTGCATCCGCAAGCACCTCAACTGCACAAGGCGCTTCGGGAGGGGCGTCAGATTTCTCGGCTATTGCGCGCGGCCTGTCTGGCGTGACTCTGgagaagcagctgctccacgccAGCAAAGGTGAGCTGGCGCAGATCCTACTGGAGCTGGCCAGCTGCAACCCGGAGGCATCACGCTTTATCCACTCCAAGGCGttcttcttcgccttccGCCACGAACACGGGGGTGAGGCTGTGGAGGCTGGCGAGGAATGCCCAGCAGTGACCCAGGCgacgacagcagccgcggccgctgTGAACAAGAACGGGCAACACTATGCTCTTCACGGCGGATTGGGCAATGGTTTTACCCCGAAGGCTGTGGACATGCCCAACGATGACTGTTCTTGCAAGCAGTCAGGGGCCCTCAAGCGAACCGTCACAGGTGTGGCGACcctcagcggcgctgcagcggcgcacgacCACGTCATCGCTCGCTGCATCTTCCCCGTGGAGGcagcggacgacgaggatggggaTGGTTGCGGCGACGACTCCCTGACTAAGATCAAGCATCCTGACCCGACGGTGATGAAGGGTGCCACCAACGCAACAatgccgcagcgctgcctctACCCGGAGGATCGCGCCTTCAGCGCCGAGCTGCACCCATGCCTCCGCTGGTACGGCGCGTGCCGAAACGCGACGAGTTGCGTTTACGCGAATGTGCCGCGGAACGTGTGTTTAAGCTGGATCCGCGGCTCCTGCATGGCGGACACCGAGTGCAGCGGCGTTCACCGGCTCCCTTCTCCATGCCCGCCTGAGATTCGCAGAATCTACGAGCTGAACCACGGCCTCGCACGTCGCGACACACCCGCGAACGCGTGCGCAGCCTGGATATCTCTTGGCCATTCTCTCCCCATTCCTCCTCCGTTCCCGGCCTGCACCTCGCAGGCACGAGCGCCGCTTTCGGGCGGAAGGgttgctgcagcgcttcccACAAGTCCGAACGCGAATGCGCCGACCGCTGAGCTTGCGGAGGCTTGCGTTGGTGCCAACGAAACTCTTGGCATGTGCGCCGCTATGAAGGAGGGGCTAGGGGAGAAGAAGATCGTTGTGCAAACGCCAACGGACCAGTCTATCCACAAGGACACCTTCCtcggcggcgccagcacgccgcaccgccatccGCATGGGCGTGACGTGGAGCCCTCCATCCCTGCCATGAAGATGTCTGAGAGGTGCGGCGGCCCCCGCACGGTGACGGCTGGAGACGCCAGCTCGTGGGACTTATCTAATGCGGCCATCACCGCAGATGTCTGCGGGCTGGTTGACCACGAGATGCTGCAGTACACTGGCGGCATTCTTGATGCCGGCGCCAgtgctggtgcagcggcCCCGCCGTGCCTCTTTGATGCCGGCGTGCGACTGGGAGGTCGGCGGAGTGGCATGGTCTCTTCAGCTGGCAATAGTCGCTGTAGCACCGCCGAGGGCTGCGACAGCCACACGAACTCCGTCAGCCGATACCTCGGGCCCCAGTTTGAtcgcgcggcgacggcagtgcCTCACTGCAACGATGGTCAGTCTGACAGCGCGGCCATGAGCTGGGCAATGCAGGAACAGCAGCCGGATCCAAAGAAGAGGATCAAGTCCATCtgcggttgtgtgtgcgACGCCAAGGAGCCTCTCCAAGTGGTACCCCTTCGTCCCGCCGGTGACGCGGCGGGGGCACTGGCCGATGTGGATGACGAGTGCGACTTCTCCGCTCCCGCtgcaggcacgcgcacgcggaTGCAGTCACCCCTGTACCAGTGA
- a CDS encoding 3'a2rel-related protein, producing MCPASHQGLQRSRSPRLSTARVLQWVLLLVVLLCSFSLMAAVVTAPCGDGAHRAICVSALSGAVLGRGKGLHAPPLTVSLLQPVALPPHTGSAVVVAAARADGDVDDTDTFSKVGDLFAVEESASASVPSPSSTGVRQGANGRGSTAAKAPGTTASSPSLSVEPLSRGSSAAPSLRWSLSLSSAADSAVVLVGEDDADTGPPPSSPAPPPDDLGTRRPPATRLALLGLIALVVPAAIIALVVWCVCRRTRYKRKVKGLRLNGTRQPGEVDDVDMGNVVRGGDWLNLDAATPGRTKIGASRTRFSILVPSTAAGARMDATFDPIGQQAAETRQRKRARRAAVAAAVAAVVPANDAGDGGSDGVASPLRGDLGAGGSDVWSSDEEEHSNGYSVNGGVSGGNVGVADGSAQGHATSSVLPGTGATGAGASSGAGPHLSGGAVASSVATAVSPQDHDLHYFNETARLLLGRYTAESGGGVPQMPPSTLPGGGGAATQSLRLSSGNEVESSKTVVNKPKSAFEQILSFAVAPLQVGPEFHQRGDTTDSGNVADSAGGPRAVAAPVPRDRERAERHTEKEEMEEEHAFQGDEELDEEYKGEVYGD from the coding sequence ATGTGTCCCGCGTCTCATCAagggctgcagcgcagccgcagtcCTCGCCTCTCCACGGCGCGAGTGCTTCAATGGGTGCTGTTGCTTGTGGTCCTGCTGTGCAGTTTCTCACTtatggcggcggtggtgacggcaccctgcggcgacggtgctcatCGCGCGATTTGCGTCTCTGCCTTAAGCGGCGCTGTattggggagggggaagggccTACACGCGCCACCGCTCACTGTGTCCTTGCTGCAGCCCGTAGCGCTACCGCCCCACACGGGTTCCGCTGTtgtggtggccgccgcgcggGCTGACGGCGATGTTGACGACACTGACACGTTTTCGAAAGTGGGCGATCTGTtcgccgtggaggagagcgctTCTGCATCCGTGCCGTCTCCCTCGAGCACCGGCGTCCGCCAGGGCGCTAACGGGAggggcagcacagcagcaaaGGCTCCAGGGACCACGgcttcctcgccgtcgtTATCCGTAGAGCCGTTGTCGCGAGGGTCGTCCGCGGCGCCATCGTTGAGGTGGTCGTTGTCATTGTCCTCAGCCGCCGACAGCGCTGTCGTGTTGGTCGGTGAAGACGACGCGGACACAGGACCGCCTCCCTCATCGCCAGCACCCCCTCCCGACGACCTCGGCACGCGCCGCCCGCCTGCCAcgcgcctcgctctcctcggTCTCATCGCCCTCGTGGTGCCCGCTGCTATCATTGCCCTTGTCGTGTGGTgtgtctgccgccgcacacggTACAAGCGAAAGGTGAAGGGCTTGCGTCTCAACGGCACTCGCCAACCCGGCGAGGTGGATGACGTGGACATGGGCAACGTTGTCAGGGGCGGCGATTGGCTGAACCTCGACGCTGCCACCCCAGGCAGGACTAAGATTGGCGCGAGCCGCACGCGTTTCTCCATTTTGGTGCCGTCgaccgctgctggcgctcgcATGGACGCCACGTTCGACCCGATCGGGCAGCAGGCCGCggagacgcggcagcgcaagCGTGCCCGGCGGGCTGCTgtagctgctgctgtagccGCCGTTGTCCCGGCGAACGAtgctggcgacggtggcagTGATGGCGTAGCGAGCCCGTTAAGAGGTGACTTGGGCGCCGGAGGGTCGGATGTGTGGTCCAGCGATGAAGAGGAGCATAGCAACGGCTATTCAGTGAACGGAGGCGTCAGTGGCGGCAACGTTGGAGTTGCGGATGGTTCTGCCCAAGGACATGCCACCTCGAGCGTTTTGCCCGGCACTGGAGCCACGGGTGCCGGGGCTTCGTCTGGAGCTGGCCCGCACCTGAGCGGTGGTGCTGTCGCCAGCTCCGTGGCAACCGCCGTTTCTCCACAGGATCACGACCTGCACTACTTCAACGAGAcggcgcgtctgctgctgggccGCTACACGGCAGAAAGCGGGGGTGGTGTGCCGCAgatgccgccgtcgacgttgccaggcggcggtggtgctgctacGCAGAGCCTGCGGCTATCTTCGGGCAACGAGGTGGAGAGCAGCAAGACCGTCGTGAACAAGCCCAAGTCGGCCTTTGAGCAGATTCTTTCGTTCGCcgttgcgccgctgcaggtgggCCCCGAGTTCCATCAGCGCGGTGACACCACGGACAGCGGCAATGTGGCGGACAGCGCCGGAGGGCCGAGAGCCGTGGCAGCGCCTGTGCCGCGGGACAGGGAACGTGCTGAGCGGCACACCGAGAAAGAGGaaatggaggaggagcacgccTTCCAGGGTGACGAAGAGCTCGATGAGGAATACAAGGGCGAGGTGTACGGCGATTAG
- a CDS encoding A2 protein, producing MKTLSLRPLVLLVVCVAAVLALSASADPHAAAVDVGPLSVGALSVDPQSVGPLSVDPQSVGPLSVGSQSVGPQSVDPQSVGPLSVDPQSVGPLSVDPQSVDPQSVGPLSVDPQSVGPLSVDPQSVGPLSVGPLSVDPQSVGPQSVGPQSVGPLSVDPQSVGPQSVDPQSVGPLSVDPQSVGPLSVGPLSVDPQSVGPQSVGPQSVGPLSVDPQSVGPQSVDPQSVGPLSVDPQSVGPLSVGPQSVDPQSVGPLSVDPQSVGPLSVGSQSVGPQSVGPQSVDPQSVGPLSVDPQSVGPQSVDPQSVGPQSVDPQSVGSQSVGPQSVDPQSVGSQSVGPQSVGPLSVGSQSVGSQSVGPQSVGPLSVGSQSVGPLSVDPQSVGPQSVDPQSVGSQSVGPQSVDPQSVGPLSVDPQSVGPQSVGPQSVDPQSVGPLSVGSQSVGPQSVGPQSVGPQSVGPQSVGPQSVDPQSVGPLSVDPQSVGPLSVDPQSVGPLSVDPQSVGPQSVGPQSVGSQSVGPLSVDPQSVGPLSVDPQSVGPLSVDPQSVDPQSVGPLSVGSQSVGPQSVGSQSVGPLSVGLQSVGPLSVDPQSVGPQSVGSQSVGPQSVGPLSVDPQSVGPLSVDPQSVDPQSVGPLSVGLQSVGPLSVGSQSVGSQSVGPQSVGPLSVGSQSVGPQSVGSQSVGPLSVGLQSVGPLSVDPQSVGPQSVGSQSVGPQSVGPLSVDPQSVGPLSVDPQSVDPQSVGPLSVGSQSVGPLSVDPQSVGPLSVGPQAVGPVS from the coding sequence ATGAAGACACTCAGCTTGCGCCCGCTTGTGCTgttggtggtgtgcgtggcggcggtgctcgcgctgagcgcctccgctgacccgcacgcggcggccgtggacgtcggcccgctctctgttggcgcgctctctgttgacccgcagtctgttggcccgctctctgttgacccgcagtctgttggcccgctctctgttggctcgcagtctgttggcccgcagtctgttgacccgcagtctgttggcccgctctctgttgacccgcagtctgttggcccgctctctgttgacccgcagtctgttgacccgcagtctgttggcccgctctctgttgacccgcagtctgttggcccgctctctgttgacccgcagtctgttggcccgctctctgttggcccgctctctgttgacccgcagtctgttggcccgcagtctgttggcccgcagtctgttggcccgctctctgttgacccgcagtctgttggcccgcagtctgttgacccgcagtctgttggcccgctctctgttgacccgcagtctgttggcccgctctctgttggcccgctctctgttgacccgcagtctgttggcccgcagtctgttggcccgcagtctgttggcccgctctctgttgacccgcagtctgttggcccgcagtctgttgacccgcagtctgttggcccgctctctgttgacccgcagtctgttggcccgctctctgttggcccgcagtctgttgacccgcagtctgttggcccgctctctgttgacccgcagtctgttggcccgctctctgttggctcgcagtctgttggcccgcagtctgttggcccgcagtctgttgacccgcagtctgttggcccgctctctgttgacccgcagtctgttggcccgcagtctgttgacccgcagtctgttggcccgcagtctgttgacccgcagtctgttggctcgcagtctgttggcccgcagtctgttgacccgcagtctgttggctcgcagtctgttggcccgcagtctgttggcccgctctctgttggctcgcagtctgttggctcgcagtctgttggcccgcagtctgttggcccgctctctgttggctcgcagtctgttggcccgctctctgttgacccgcagtctgttggcccgcagtctgttgacccgcagtctgttggctcgcagtctgttggcccgcagtctgttgacccgcagtctgttggcccgctctctgttgacccgcagtctgttggcccgcagtctgttggcccgcagtctgttgacccgcagtctgttggcccgctctctgttggctcgcagtctgttggcccgcagtctgttggcccgcagtctgttggcccgcagtctgttggcccgcagtctgttggcccgcagtctgttgacccgcagtctgttggcccgctctctgttgacccgcagtctgttggcccgctctctgttgacccgcagtctgttggcccgctctctgttgacccgcagtctgttggcccgcagtctgttggcccgcagtctgttggctcgcagtctgttggcccgctctctgttgacccgcagtctgttggcccgctctctgttgacccgcagtctgttggcccgctctctgttgacccgcagtctgttgacccgcagtctgttggcccgctctctgttggctcgcagtctgttggcccgcagtctgttggctcgcagtctgttggcccgctctctgttggcttgcagtctgttggcccgctctctgttgacccgcagtctgttggcccgcagtctgttggctcgcagtctgttggcccccagtctgttggcccgctctctgttgacccgcagtctgttggcccgctctctgttgacccgcagtctgttgacccgcagtctgttggcccgctctctgttggcttgcagtctgttggcccgctctctgttggctcgcagtctgttggctcgcagtctgttggcccgcagtctgttggcccgctctctgttggctcgcagtctgttggcccgcagtctgttggctcgcagtctgttggcccgctctctgttggcttgcagtctgttggcccgctctctgttgacccgcagtctgttggcccgcagtctgttggctcgcagtctgttggcccccagtctgttggcccgctctctgttgacccgcagtctgttggcccgctctctgttgacccgcagtctgttgacccgcagtctgttggcccgctctctgttggctcgcagtctgttggcccgctctctgttgacccgcagtctgttggcccgctctctgttggcccgcaggCCGTCGGCCCGGTGTCGTAA
- a CDS encoding putative proteasome regulatory ATPase subunit 5: MPSAKEVAEARAYAQAQEEAADKRKLQNISEAELNELDTLTNDQLRTRARNLHQETQTLRSFENRSKQELISLKRDVELGKKRVKENNRLPYLVASIAEVLDLSDDEDEAEELAVGRKKPERKQKSAVVKTTNRYTVFLPVAGLVDAERLSPEDLVGVNKDTFLVLDTLPPDYDSRVKAMEIDEKPKEKYTDVGGLDKQINELIEAVVMPITHKEQFEKIGIQPPKGVLLYGSPGTGKTMLARACAAATDACILRLAGPQLVQMFIGDGARIVRDAFALAKKKAPSIIFIDELDAVGSKRSDEGKHGSREVQRTMLELLSQLDGFGSSDDVKVIAATNRIDVLDPALLRSGRLDRKVEFPMPDEEARASILEIHSRRMNLDKDVNFKELARCTDDMNGAQLKAVCVEAGMLALRHDRTYVAHEDFVEGVAAVQARKKTNLNYYA; encoded by the coding sequence ATGCCGTCCGCGAAGGAGGTAGCGGAGGCCCGCGCCtacgcgcaggcgcaggaagAGGCCGCCGACAAGCGCAAGCTGCAGAACATcagcgaggcggagctgaaTGAGCTTGACACTCTCACGAACGACCagctgcgcacacgtgcgcgcaacCTGCACCAGGAGACGCAGACGCTCCGTAGCTTCGAGAACCGCTCCAAGCAGGAGTTGATTTCCCTCAAGCGGGACGTGGAGTTGGGCAAAAAGCGTGTCAAGGAGAACAACCGCCTGCCTTACCTCGTTGCGAGCATTGCCGAAGTGCTCGACTtgagcgacgacgaggacgaagCAGAGGAGCTGGCCGTCGGCCGCAAGAAGCCGGAGCGGAAGCAGAAGAGCGCCGTGGTAAAGACGACGAATCGGTACACCGTGTTCCTGCCCGTCGCCGGCCTCGTTGACGCGGAGCGGCTGTCGCCGGAGGATCTTGTAGGAGTGAACAAGGACACATTCCTAGTGCtcgacacgctgccgccggacTACGACAGCCGTGTCAAGGCGATGGAGATCGACGAAAAGCCGAAGGAGAAGTACACGGATGTCGGTGGACTGGATAAGCAAATCAACGAGCTGATTGAAGCCGTCGTGATGCCCATCACGCACAAGGAGCAGTTCGAGAAGATCGGCATCCAGCCCCCAAAGGGTGTGCTGCTGTACGGGTCGCCCGGCACGGGCAAGACGATGCTggcgcgtgcctgtgcggcagcgacggaCGCGTGCATCCTGCGCCTTGCCGGGCCACAACTGGTGCAGATGTTcatcggcgacggtgccCGCATTGTGCGCGACGCGTTTGCCCTTGCGAAGAAGAAGGCACCGTCCATCATTTTCATCGACGAGCTCGACGCCGTCGGCTCGAAGCGCTCGGACGAGGGCAAGCACGGCAGCCGAGAGGTGCAGCGCACCATGCTGGAGCTCCTCTCCCAGCTGGATGGCTTTGGGAGCAGCGACGATGTGAAGGTGATCGCCGCTACCAATCGCATTGATGTGCTTGACCCGGCGCTTCTGCGCAGTGGCCGCCTAGACCGCAAGGTGGAGTTCCCGATgccggacgaggaggcgcgcgccaGCATCTTGGAGATCCACTCGCGCCGCATGAATCTCGACAAGGACGTGAATTTCAAGGAGCTTGCCCGATGCACAGACGACATGaacggcgcgcagctcaaGGCTGTGTGCGTCGAGGCTGGCATGCTGGCCCTGCGCCACGATCGCACGTATGTGGCACACGAGGACTTCGTGGAGGGCGTGGCCgcggtgcaggcgcgcaAGAAGACGAACCTCAACTACTATGCATGA
- a CDS encoding prefoldin 5-like protein — translation MSINVYQLPIEQLEGLKEQLDNDVRSLGTAYDGLYNGRTRYQDNHDVVAQYHAVCENAARTEAAQEVLVCMTSSLFVRGTVVPSDKVLVDVGTGYFLEQSMEHAKKYFMSRAAQIKESMDQVEKTIVLKQRQQNQVIDALQQKTAAMQRYHEGTRE, via the coding sequence ATGAGTATCAACGTCTATCAGTTACCCATCGAGCAGCTCGAAGGCCTCAAGGAGCAGCTTGACAATGATGTGCGTAGTCTTGGGACGGCGTACGACGGCCTCTACAACGGCCGCACTCGCTACCAGGACAACCACGACGTGGTTGCGCAGTACCACGCCGTTTGCGAGAACGCCGCCAGGACGgaagcggcgcaggaggtgctcgTGTGCATGACGTCGTCACTCTTTgtgcgcggcaccgtcgTGCCGAGTGACAAGGTATTGGTGGACGTCGGCACCGGCTACTTTCTGGAGCAGTCGATGGAACACGCGAAGAAGTACTTCATGTCTCGCGCGGCGCAAATCAAGGAGAGTATGGACCAGGTAGAGAAGACAATTGTGttgaagcagcggcagcaaaaTCAGGTTATCGACGCACTCCAGCAGAAgacagcggcgatgcagcgttACCACGAGGGGACGCGGGAATGA